A genomic stretch from Hemicordylus capensis ecotype Gifberg chromosome 1, rHemCap1.1.pri, whole genome shotgun sequence includes:
- the URB2 gene encoding unhealthy ribosome biogenesis protein 2 homolog isoform X2, with protein sequence MAAIYSGIHLKLKSTKTSWEDKLKLAQFAWISHQCFLPNKEQVLLDWVSHTLVSCYKKLELPDEIIEKLWVYLDNILHSRKLQNILKDGKTITLRFSIAQVINERLSIYYTQKTLRNINTVLSCCSGILSTPLSIVYTAKFELLVDLLSKLSWLGCWQLSSKDAIFSQLFDVLQLTFKQYLLIQRQQSNANRVFGQVTKHLLQPCLLLRHLLTAGVWMQSDDGHGHQHVSKEIRNCVDTLLRAGLFQSELLPSYREELMPEKESCNIKKGPLKSLLLPASTIQAALEDASFCEPALHGKVVANSVPLLFKLFLESYNKAENHLVCFHMLTRLFGCLRISCLKGDLWNDKLSPSEWSPELLSVEQLLNSVLSNSIYNVAVDRIRHKEVQFHFYRRLAQTLINYSQATIPAWFRCLKVLISLNHLIVEPDLDDLVASAWIDAEVPEPRTKKAQEALVNVLFQTYAKLRQFQKLFEEIVSVICRPAAEELRLPVLPAGIRTKLCDCLLDLPPNQILDILSLILEKCQTCIIPEVKGDSDAALKLHSMSVLLHSILFNMRSLDDSTPLPVVRRSQNLLETMKGEVIQALLDLLKDCQAEEGDLELWAEKVRDSTLLLACTWVMTDTLFELNCSKYVSSLAKTALAGSDLTVSCWDFSALLPGLDVQYWEKIVKLLGSSYAGSRYCMEWLMLQKMKKMLMHASSQTEASCQTLQLAAAFVLHSGKPFMTGEETEPWDGNAGTIDSFTYPTAHWHLVVSNLLILHPYLSLNDTLYVAEVLLKTLLVSQMQVALADNNDSLITVGKVSRDLLCSPLLPEMQLLHSSFISHIIQHCSSVLYPTVQNATYQPLKQLSAENIPWCEGMPYGHSASLGPRDQPSMCWITMEEVAQNILSLVKERPVALEEQDIKKLLNLLEIMSSLNLDSLFPVDHIRCFLLLVSLAANTRANVACHEALSLKFLATCFHLLACLQTGRNVNSSFKVLHASDVLEVLLTSMFSVCETFVGIRLTAAPWDELLRAIQTFLELYLQITLERRQSVQLNMEKFTSFLTTCQLSAARGKHSENWSPAAEQLLLVALTAECHVLTLHLQQQHGKRQASGMLPTLLEQAVLQTGATIQLCLRNNTKGQPLPLALIPCLATLLKADLACAHPVGLGTGEDEQNSPKEPTKSQLSHSELYQQFYTKMLKELHLANGNIQFLCSALQFLTAFCSVPDLYPAQEMPIAVFHTIRKLLAGPGVTVQVIQDLEMQLMELIAQLVKNCTTGDFCTMLRLLLEGLDVCNMWNINPQEVLSSVMLIKVLLECPLNGEKEKAFWLSSPQIITALVVQTKEASQDQAMVPSLIVPILETVAILLRQGEGIISNPHHVSLVFNILLTVPLDHLKIEDYGSIFLGIHEILFSILQCHPKVMLKAAPSFLNSFYRLVISVMHDGRQKGDGGTTDEFGVILKCAHLVERMYSYIAAKTEEFTALSAFIVAQYVIELQKVTLHPAVKKHLTEGMYHILDLCIERDIKFLNASLPMGVREVLKELYRDYTHYHKALKQGDEKYTA encoded by the exons ATGGCTGCAATTTACTCTGGCATTCATCTGAAGCTGAAAAGTACAAAGACATCTTGGGAGGACAAACTCAAATTGGCTCAGTTTGCATGGATTTCTCATCAGTGTTTTCTTCCAAACAAAGAACAA GTATTACTGGATTGGGTGAGTCACACACTTGTTTCTTGTTATAAGAAGCTTGAATTGCCAGATGAAATAATTGAGAAGCTTTGGGTATACCTGGACAACATTCTTCATAGCAGGAAACTGCAGAATATTTTGAAGGATGGAAAAACAATCACCCTGCGTTTTTCAATtgcacag GTCATAAATGAAAGGCTTTCCATTTATTACACTCAAAAAACCCTGAGGAATATCAACACAGTGCTAAGTTGTTGTAGCGGCATCCTTTCCACACCGCTCTCCATCGTTTATACCGCAAAATTTGAATTGCTGGTGGATCTTCTGAGCAAGTTGTCCTGGTTAGGATGCTGGCAGTTGTCATCCAAAGATGCTATATTCTCCCAGTTGTTCGATGTCCTTCAGCTGACCTTCAAGCAGTACCTCCTGATTCAGAGGCAGCAAAGCAATGCAAATCGTGTATTTGGACAAGTGACTAAACACCTGCTTCAACCTTGCCTGCTCCTGAGACATTTGCTCACAGCTGGGGTGTGGATGCAGTCAGATGATGGTCATGGCCACCAACATGTGAGCAAGGAGATTCGTAACTGTGTAGACACTTTGCTGAGGGCTGGACTCTTCCAGTCGGAGCTCTTGCCCTCCTATAGAGAggagctgatgcctgagaaggaATCCTGCAACATAAAGAAAGGGCCTCTGAAAAGtctcctgctgccagccagcacAATCCAGGCTGCGTTAGAGGATGCAAGTTTTTGTGAGCCAGCTCTTCATGGGAAAGTGGTAGCAAATTCAGTGCCTCTGCTCTTTAAGCTCTTTTTGGAGTCTTATAATAAAGCTGAAAACCACCTAGTCTGTTTCCACATGCTGACCAGACTTTTTGGCTGCCTGAGGATTTCTTGTCTAAAAGGAGATCTTTGGAATGACAAGCTTTCTCCCTCTGAATGGAGCCCAGAGCTCCTATCAGTGGAGCAGCTTCTGAACTCTGTGCTGAGCAACAGTATCTATAATGTTGCTGTTGACAGGATTCGGCATAAGGAAGTCCAGTTTCACTTTTACCGCCGATTGGCACAGACTCTGATAAATTACTCACAGGCTACTATACCTGCCTGGTTTAGATGCCTCAAGGTCTTGATCTCATTAAATCATTTGATTGTAGAGCCTGATTTGGATGACTTGGTGGCCTCTGCTTGGATTGATGCAGAAGTCCCTGAGCCACGTACAAAAAAGGCTCAGGAGGCTCTTGTTAACGTGCTCTTCCAGACGTATGCCAAGTTGCGGCAGTTCCAAAAACTCTTTGAAGAGATTGTGTCTGTCATCTGCCGTCCGGCTGCAGAAGAATTAAGGCTCCCAGTTCTGCCTGCTGGTATCAGAACCAAGCTCTGTGATTGCCTTCTAGATCTGCCACCTAATCAGATACTGGACATCTTATCTCTCATATTGGAGAAATGTCAGACATGCATTATTCCAGAAGTCAAAGGTGATTCTGATGCAGCCTTGAAACTTCATTCCATGAGTGTGTTGCTGCATTCGATTCTGTTCAATATGAGGAGCTTGGATGATTCCACCCCATTGCCTGTTGTGCGTCGGTCTCAGAATCTGTTGGAGACAATGaagggagaggtcatccaggctTTGTTGGACCTACTGAAGGATTGCCAGGCAGAGGAAGGGGATCTGGAACTTTGGGCAGAGAAAGTTAGGGACTCTACTCTCCTCCTTGCTTGCACTTGGGTAATGACTGATACACTGTTTGAGTTAAATTGCAGCAAGTATGTCTCCTCACTTGCCAAAACAGCTCTTGCAGGTTCTGATTTGACTGTAAGCTGCTGGGACTTCTCGGCTCTTCTCCCTGGCTTGGATGTACAGTACTGGGAGAAGATAGTAAAGCTTCTAGGCTCTTCATACGCAGGGAGTAGATATTGCATGGAATGGCTAATGCttcagaaaatgaagaaaatgttgATGCATGCCAGCTCTCAGACTGAGGCCTCATGTCAGACTTTGCAACTTGCTGCAGCTTTTGTCCTTCATTCTGGAAAACCTTTTATGACCGGAGAGGAGACTGAACCGTGGGATGGCAATGCAGGCACCATAGATAGTTTCACTTACCCAACTGCACACTGGCACCTTGTAGTCTCAAACCTTCTTATCCTACACCCCTATCTTTCCCTGAATGATACACTGTATGTTGCAGAAGTGCTCCTGAAGACACTGCTGGTGAGTCAAATGCAGGTGGCTCTTGCTGACAACAATGATTCTTTAATCACAGTTGGAAAGGTGTCCAGAGATCTTCTCTGCAGTCCTCTTCTTCCAGAAATGCAGCTGCTCCACTCATCTTTCATAAGCCACATAATTCAGCATTGTTCTAGTGTGCTATACCCTACAGTTCAGAATGCGACCTACCAGCCTCTTAAACAACTGTCTGCAGAAAATATTCCCTGGTGTGAAGGCATGCCATATGGCCACAGTGCCAGTTTAGGGCCTAGAGATCAACCCTCCATGTGCTGGATAACGATGGAGGAAGTTGCTCAGAATATATTATCCTTGGTGAAAGAAAGACCTGTTGCtttggaagagcaggatatcaaaaagcttttgaatTTGCTGGAGATAATGTCCTCATTGAATCTGGACAGCCTCTTCCCTGTGGACCACATTCGATGTTTTCTTTTGCTGGTATCTTTGGCTGCCAACACCAGAGCAAATGTTGCATGCCATGAGGCTTTATCTTTGAAGTTCCTGGCAACCTGCTTCCACCTCCTAGCATGCCTACAGACTGGCAGAAATGTAAACTCATCCTTCAAGGTTTTGCATGCCAGTGATGTTCTTGAAGTTCTCCTAACCTCCATGTTTTCAGTCTGTGAGACTTTTGTCGGCATTCGCTTAACAGCTGCTCCTTGGGATGAACTTCTTCGTGCGATCCAAACCTTTTTGGAACTTTATCTTCAGATAACTCTTGAGAGGAGGCAGAGTGTGCAACTAAACATGGAAAAATTCACATCTTTCCTCACAACATGCCAGCTGTCGGCAGCGAGAGGGAAACACTCTGAGAACTGGAGCCCTGCAGCCGAGCAGCTTCTGTTGGTGGCACTAACTGCAGAGTGCCACGTTCTGACTTtgcacctccagcagcagcatggcaagCGGCAGGCTTCAGGAATGTTGCCTACTTTGCTTGAACAGGCAGTGCTACAGACAGGAGCAACCATCCAGCTCTGCCTTAGAAACAACACAAAAGGACAGCCATTGCCTTTAGCACTGATACCGTGCCTTGCTACCCTTCTGAAAGCAGATTTAGCTTGTGCACATCCGGTGGGCCTTGGGACTGGGGAGGATGAACAAAACAGTCCTAAGGAGCCAACCAAATCTCAGCTCTCTCACAGTGAATTGTACCAACAATTTTACACCAAGATGTTGAAAGAGCTTCACTTGGCAaatggcaacatccagttccttTGCTCTGCACTGCAGTTCTTAACTGCCTTCTGTTCTGTGCCAGACTTGTATCCTGCCCAAGAAATGCCCATTGCTGTATTTCACACCATCAGGAAACTACTTGCGG GTCCTGGAGTCACAGTCCAAGTGATTCAAGATCTGGAAATGCAGCTAATGGAACTGATTGCCCAGCTGGTGAAGAACTGCACAACTGGTGACTTCTGCACCATGTTGAGGCTGTTGCTTGAGGGACTAGATGTTTGCAACATGTGGAATATAAATCCTCAA GAAGTATTATCATCTGTTATGCTAATCAAAGTGCTACTTGAGTGTCCTTTaaatggagagaaagagaaggcatTCTGGCTTTCCAGTCCCCAGATAATCACTGCTTTAGTT GTGCAGACCAAAGAGGCTTCTCAAGATCAAGCGATGGTTCCTTCACTCATTGTGCCTATACTGGAGACAGTGGCTATTCTCCTGCGTCAGGGAGAAGGGATTATCTCCAACCCTCATCATGTTTCTCTTGTCTTCAACATTCTTCTGACTGTTCCTCTTGACCATCTGAAGATAGAGGACTATGGTAGCATCTTCCTGGGAATTCATGAAATTCTCTTTTCCATACTACAGTGCCACCCTAAG GTGATGCTCAAGGCAGCTCC
- the URB2 gene encoding unhealthy ribosome biogenesis protein 2 homolog isoform X1 — translation MGLLSKTVTMAAIYSGIHLKLKSTKTSWEDKLKLAQFAWISHQCFLPNKEQVLLDWVSHTLVSCYKKLELPDEIIEKLWVYLDNILHSRKLQNILKDGKTITLRFSIAQVINERLSIYYTQKTLRNINTVLSCCSGILSTPLSIVYTAKFELLVDLLSKLSWLGCWQLSSKDAIFSQLFDVLQLTFKQYLLIQRQQSNANRVFGQVTKHLLQPCLLLRHLLTAGVWMQSDDGHGHQHVSKEIRNCVDTLLRAGLFQSELLPSYREELMPEKESCNIKKGPLKSLLLPASTIQAALEDASFCEPALHGKVVANSVPLLFKLFLESYNKAENHLVCFHMLTRLFGCLRISCLKGDLWNDKLSPSEWSPELLSVEQLLNSVLSNSIYNVAVDRIRHKEVQFHFYRRLAQTLINYSQATIPAWFRCLKVLISLNHLIVEPDLDDLVASAWIDAEVPEPRTKKAQEALVNVLFQTYAKLRQFQKLFEEIVSVICRPAAEELRLPVLPAGIRTKLCDCLLDLPPNQILDILSLILEKCQTCIIPEVKGDSDAALKLHSMSVLLHSILFNMRSLDDSTPLPVVRRSQNLLETMKGEVIQALLDLLKDCQAEEGDLELWAEKVRDSTLLLACTWVMTDTLFELNCSKYVSSLAKTALAGSDLTVSCWDFSALLPGLDVQYWEKIVKLLGSSYAGSRYCMEWLMLQKMKKMLMHASSQTEASCQTLQLAAAFVLHSGKPFMTGEETEPWDGNAGTIDSFTYPTAHWHLVVSNLLILHPYLSLNDTLYVAEVLLKTLLVSQMQVALADNNDSLITVGKVSRDLLCSPLLPEMQLLHSSFISHIIQHCSSVLYPTVQNATYQPLKQLSAENIPWCEGMPYGHSASLGPRDQPSMCWITMEEVAQNILSLVKERPVALEEQDIKKLLNLLEIMSSLNLDSLFPVDHIRCFLLLVSLAANTRANVACHEALSLKFLATCFHLLACLQTGRNVNSSFKVLHASDVLEVLLTSMFSVCETFVGIRLTAAPWDELLRAIQTFLELYLQITLERRQSVQLNMEKFTSFLTTCQLSAARGKHSENWSPAAEQLLLVALTAECHVLTLHLQQQHGKRQASGMLPTLLEQAVLQTGATIQLCLRNNTKGQPLPLALIPCLATLLKADLACAHPVGLGTGEDEQNSPKEPTKSQLSHSELYQQFYTKMLKELHLANGNIQFLCSALQFLTAFCSVPDLYPAQEMPIAVFHTIRKLLAGPGVTVQVIQDLEMQLMELIAQLVKNCTTGDFCTMLRLLLEGLDVCNMWNINPQEVLSSVMLIKVLLECPLNGEKEKAFWLSSPQIITALVVQTKEASQDQAMVPSLIVPILETVAILLRQGEGIISNPHHVSLVFNILLTVPLDHLKIEDYGSIFLGIHEILFSILQCHPKVMLKAAPSFLNSFYRLVISVMHDGRQKGDGGTTDEFGVILKCAHLVERMYSYIAAKTEEFTALSAFIVAQYVIELQKVTLHPAVKKHLTEGMYHILDLCIERDIKFLNASLPMGVREVLKELYRDYTHYHKALKQGDEKYTA, via the exons ATGGGGTTGCTCTCAA aaaCTGTTACCATGGCTGCAATTTACTCTGGCATTCATCTGAAGCTGAAAAGTACAAAGACATCTTGGGAGGACAAACTCAAATTGGCTCAGTTTGCATGGATTTCTCATCAGTGTTTTCTTCCAAACAAAGAACAA GTATTACTGGATTGGGTGAGTCACACACTTGTTTCTTGTTATAAGAAGCTTGAATTGCCAGATGAAATAATTGAGAAGCTTTGGGTATACCTGGACAACATTCTTCATAGCAGGAAACTGCAGAATATTTTGAAGGATGGAAAAACAATCACCCTGCGTTTTTCAATtgcacag GTCATAAATGAAAGGCTTTCCATTTATTACACTCAAAAAACCCTGAGGAATATCAACACAGTGCTAAGTTGTTGTAGCGGCATCCTTTCCACACCGCTCTCCATCGTTTATACCGCAAAATTTGAATTGCTGGTGGATCTTCTGAGCAAGTTGTCCTGGTTAGGATGCTGGCAGTTGTCATCCAAAGATGCTATATTCTCCCAGTTGTTCGATGTCCTTCAGCTGACCTTCAAGCAGTACCTCCTGATTCAGAGGCAGCAAAGCAATGCAAATCGTGTATTTGGACAAGTGACTAAACACCTGCTTCAACCTTGCCTGCTCCTGAGACATTTGCTCACAGCTGGGGTGTGGATGCAGTCAGATGATGGTCATGGCCACCAACATGTGAGCAAGGAGATTCGTAACTGTGTAGACACTTTGCTGAGGGCTGGACTCTTCCAGTCGGAGCTCTTGCCCTCCTATAGAGAggagctgatgcctgagaaggaATCCTGCAACATAAAGAAAGGGCCTCTGAAAAGtctcctgctgccagccagcacAATCCAGGCTGCGTTAGAGGATGCAAGTTTTTGTGAGCCAGCTCTTCATGGGAAAGTGGTAGCAAATTCAGTGCCTCTGCTCTTTAAGCTCTTTTTGGAGTCTTATAATAAAGCTGAAAACCACCTAGTCTGTTTCCACATGCTGACCAGACTTTTTGGCTGCCTGAGGATTTCTTGTCTAAAAGGAGATCTTTGGAATGACAAGCTTTCTCCCTCTGAATGGAGCCCAGAGCTCCTATCAGTGGAGCAGCTTCTGAACTCTGTGCTGAGCAACAGTATCTATAATGTTGCTGTTGACAGGATTCGGCATAAGGAAGTCCAGTTTCACTTTTACCGCCGATTGGCACAGACTCTGATAAATTACTCACAGGCTACTATACCTGCCTGGTTTAGATGCCTCAAGGTCTTGATCTCATTAAATCATTTGATTGTAGAGCCTGATTTGGATGACTTGGTGGCCTCTGCTTGGATTGATGCAGAAGTCCCTGAGCCACGTACAAAAAAGGCTCAGGAGGCTCTTGTTAACGTGCTCTTCCAGACGTATGCCAAGTTGCGGCAGTTCCAAAAACTCTTTGAAGAGATTGTGTCTGTCATCTGCCGTCCGGCTGCAGAAGAATTAAGGCTCCCAGTTCTGCCTGCTGGTATCAGAACCAAGCTCTGTGATTGCCTTCTAGATCTGCCACCTAATCAGATACTGGACATCTTATCTCTCATATTGGAGAAATGTCAGACATGCATTATTCCAGAAGTCAAAGGTGATTCTGATGCAGCCTTGAAACTTCATTCCATGAGTGTGTTGCTGCATTCGATTCTGTTCAATATGAGGAGCTTGGATGATTCCACCCCATTGCCTGTTGTGCGTCGGTCTCAGAATCTGTTGGAGACAATGaagggagaggtcatccaggctTTGTTGGACCTACTGAAGGATTGCCAGGCAGAGGAAGGGGATCTGGAACTTTGGGCAGAGAAAGTTAGGGACTCTACTCTCCTCCTTGCTTGCACTTGGGTAATGACTGATACACTGTTTGAGTTAAATTGCAGCAAGTATGTCTCCTCACTTGCCAAAACAGCTCTTGCAGGTTCTGATTTGACTGTAAGCTGCTGGGACTTCTCGGCTCTTCTCCCTGGCTTGGATGTACAGTACTGGGAGAAGATAGTAAAGCTTCTAGGCTCTTCATACGCAGGGAGTAGATATTGCATGGAATGGCTAATGCttcagaaaatgaagaaaatgttgATGCATGCCAGCTCTCAGACTGAGGCCTCATGTCAGACTTTGCAACTTGCTGCAGCTTTTGTCCTTCATTCTGGAAAACCTTTTATGACCGGAGAGGAGACTGAACCGTGGGATGGCAATGCAGGCACCATAGATAGTTTCACTTACCCAACTGCACACTGGCACCTTGTAGTCTCAAACCTTCTTATCCTACACCCCTATCTTTCCCTGAATGATACACTGTATGTTGCAGAAGTGCTCCTGAAGACACTGCTGGTGAGTCAAATGCAGGTGGCTCTTGCTGACAACAATGATTCTTTAATCACAGTTGGAAAGGTGTCCAGAGATCTTCTCTGCAGTCCTCTTCTTCCAGAAATGCAGCTGCTCCACTCATCTTTCATAAGCCACATAATTCAGCATTGTTCTAGTGTGCTATACCCTACAGTTCAGAATGCGACCTACCAGCCTCTTAAACAACTGTCTGCAGAAAATATTCCCTGGTGTGAAGGCATGCCATATGGCCACAGTGCCAGTTTAGGGCCTAGAGATCAACCCTCCATGTGCTGGATAACGATGGAGGAAGTTGCTCAGAATATATTATCCTTGGTGAAAGAAAGACCTGTTGCtttggaagagcaggatatcaaaaagcttttgaatTTGCTGGAGATAATGTCCTCATTGAATCTGGACAGCCTCTTCCCTGTGGACCACATTCGATGTTTTCTTTTGCTGGTATCTTTGGCTGCCAACACCAGAGCAAATGTTGCATGCCATGAGGCTTTATCTTTGAAGTTCCTGGCAACCTGCTTCCACCTCCTAGCATGCCTACAGACTGGCAGAAATGTAAACTCATCCTTCAAGGTTTTGCATGCCAGTGATGTTCTTGAAGTTCTCCTAACCTCCATGTTTTCAGTCTGTGAGACTTTTGTCGGCATTCGCTTAACAGCTGCTCCTTGGGATGAACTTCTTCGTGCGATCCAAACCTTTTTGGAACTTTATCTTCAGATAACTCTTGAGAGGAGGCAGAGTGTGCAACTAAACATGGAAAAATTCACATCTTTCCTCACAACATGCCAGCTGTCGGCAGCGAGAGGGAAACACTCTGAGAACTGGAGCCCTGCAGCCGAGCAGCTTCTGTTGGTGGCACTAACTGCAGAGTGCCACGTTCTGACTTtgcacctccagcagcagcatggcaagCGGCAGGCTTCAGGAATGTTGCCTACTTTGCTTGAACAGGCAGTGCTACAGACAGGAGCAACCATCCAGCTCTGCCTTAGAAACAACACAAAAGGACAGCCATTGCCTTTAGCACTGATACCGTGCCTTGCTACCCTTCTGAAAGCAGATTTAGCTTGTGCACATCCGGTGGGCCTTGGGACTGGGGAGGATGAACAAAACAGTCCTAAGGAGCCAACCAAATCTCAGCTCTCTCACAGTGAATTGTACCAACAATTTTACACCAAGATGTTGAAAGAGCTTCACTTGGCAaatggcaacatccagttccttTGCTCTGCACTGCAGTTCTTAACTGCCTTCTGTTCTGTGCCAGACTTGTATCCTGCCCAAGAAATGCCCATTGCTGTATTTCACACCATCAGGAAACTACTTGCGG GTCCTGGAGTCACAGTCCAAGTGATTCAAGATCTGGAAATGCAGCTAATGGAACTGATTGCCCAGCTGGTGAAGAACTGCACAACTGGTGACTTCTGCACCATGTTGAGGCTGTTGCTTGAGGGACTAGATGTTTGCAACATGTGGAATATAAATCCTCAA GAAGTATTATCATCTGTTATGCTAATCAAAGTGCTACTTGAGTGTCCTTTaaatggagagaaagagaaggcatTCTGGCTTTCCAGTCCCCAGATAATCACTGCTTTAGTT GTGCAGACCAAAGAGGCTTCTCAAGATCAAGCGATGGTTCCTTCACTCATTGTGCCTATACTGGAGACAGTGGCTATTCTCCTGCGTCAGGGAGAAGGGATTATCTCCAACCCTCATCATGTTTCTCTTGTCTTCAACATTCTTCTGACTGTTCCTCTTGACCATCTGAAGATAGAGGACTATGGTAGCATCTTCCTGGGAATTCATGAAATTCTCTTTTCCATACTACAGTGCCACCCTAAG GTGATGCTCAAGGCAGCTCC